The proteins below come from a single Streptococcus porcinus genomic window:
- a CDS encoding ABC transporter ATP-binding protein yields MTDILLRIKNLSITFTQYGAYLKPFRSTPIESLNLDIKKGELLAIIGASGSGKSLLAHAIMDILPKNAEVTGDIIYRDQPLTARRIRQLRGKDITLIPQSVNYLDPSMKVKHQVRLGISERSKEKQIELFQQFGLKKSDGDLYPFQLSGGMLRRVLFTTCVSDSVSLIIADEPTPGLHPDALQMVLKQLRAFADQGISVIFITHDIVAATQIADRVTVFKEGKAIETAPANFFSGNGDQLQTEFARSLWRSLPQQDFLKGV; encoded by the coding sequence ATGACAGATATATTACTACGTATTAAGAACTTATCCATCACTTTTACTCAGTATGGAGCCTATTTAAAGCCATTTCGCTCAACACCGATAGAATCCTTAAATTTGGATATCAAAAAGGGAGAACTTTTAGCTATTATTGGAGCTAGTGGTTCAGGAAAAAGTTTATTGGCACACGCTATCATGGATATTCTTCCTAAAAATGCAGAAGTTACAGGCGACATTATCTACCGTGACCAACCATTGACTGCTCGACGTATCAGGCAGTTACGTGGAAAAGATATTACCTTGATTCCGCAGTCGGTGAATTATTTAGATCCATCAATGAAAGTCAAGCACCAGGTGCGATTGGGTATTTCAGAAAGATCTAAGGAAAAGCAAATCGAATTATTTCAACAATTTGGCTTGAAAAAAAGCGATGGTGACCTATATCCTTTCCAACTCTCTGGTGGTATGTTGCGACGTGTTTTGTTTACAACATGTGTGAGTGACTCAGTTTCTTTGATTATAGCAGATGAGCCAACGCCCGGCCTTCATCCAGATGCTCTACAAATGGTTTTAAAACAATTACGCGCTTTTGCAGACCAAGGTATTAGTGTCATATTTATTACTCATGATATTGTAGCGGCTACACAAATTGCTGATCGTGTCACTGTTTTTAAAGAGGGGAAGGCTATTGAAACAGCTCCAGCTAATTTTTTTAGTGGCAATGGGGACCAGCTCCAAACAGAATTTGCCAGAAGTCTGTGGCGATCACTTCCTCAGCAAGATTTTTTGAAAGGAGTATAG
- a CDS encoding ABC transporter permease, with protein MTIERRTLVLWQLCLAISLILSILALNLYFSRTPLQTNATLRNLAPSLDYLFGTDGLGRDMFVRTIKGLYFSLQVGLLGALMGVFLATVFGILAGLGSKLVDKGIAWLIDLFIGMPHLIFMILISFVVGKGAQGVVIATAVTHWPSLARLIRNEVYHFKNKEFVQLSKGMGKTPYYIVWNHILPLIASQIFIGFILLFPHVILHEASMTFLGFGLSAEQPSVGIILSEAAKHISLGNWWLVIFPGLYLILLVNAFDTIGESLKKLFYPQTDYF; from the coding sequence ATGACAATAGAACGTCGGACTCTTGTTTTATGGCAGCTATGTCTAGCCATTTCCCTTATTCTTAGTATCTTGGCCTTAAATCTTTATTTTTCTCGGACCCCCTTACAAACTAATGCAACGTTACGAAATCTTGCTCCTTCTTTAGATTACCTTTTCGGGACAGACGGCTTAGGACGAGACATGTTTGTTAGAACAATAAAAGGACTCTATTTTTCTTTGCAAGTTGGTTTGTTAGGTGCTTTAATGGGGGTTTTTCTAGCAACGGTTTTTGGCATACTTGCTGGTCTAGGAAGTAAGTTAGTTGATAAAGGTATTGCCTGGCTAATTGACTTATTTATCGGGATGCCTCATTTAATTTTTATGATTCTCATTTCTTTTGTTGTTGGGAAAGGCGCACAAGGTGTTGTCATTGCAACGGCTGTTACCCATTGGCCTTCACTAGCAAGGCTTATTCGAAATGAAGTATATCACTTTAAGAATAAGGAATTTGTGCAACTCTCTAAAGGAATGGGAAAAACACCTTATTATATTGTTTGGAACCATATCTTACCCTTAATTGCTTCCCAAATATTTATTGGTTTTATCCTTTTGTTTCCCCATGTAATCCTTCATGAAGCATCAATGACTTTCTTAGGGTTTGGTCTTTCTGCGGAACAACCTTCGGTAGGTATTATTCTTTCAGAAGCAGCTAAACACATTTCGTTGGGAAACTGGTGGCTAGTTATTTTTCCGGGACTGTATTTGATTCTCCTTGTCAATGCTTTTGATACTATTGGAGAGTCATTGAAGAAGCTCTTTTACCCTCAAACGGATTACTTTTAG
- a CDS encoding ABC transporter permease, with the protein MIYFIKTLFVKIRRKKTSYVTFLLLPILTTLLALSLSFSGNSQAKIGILDKDHSQISKQFIAQLKQNKKYDIFTKIEENHIDDYFQSKTLEAVLTIDKGFSEKVLKGEAQQLKLRSIANSEITEWFKAQVNYLLENYNIMGDVAAGHQKTFDKILQKNKELDYHVKQVTLADRSRSKSVSSTTTGFLLILMLGSTSVIYGGILTDKSSQIYNRLILSKLSRFQYMFSYVCVGLVAFAIQIVIMLSLLRVFNISFYIPTPMLLLIFFLFSLLAIGFGLLIGAVTQNSQQSSQLANLIVMPTSMLAGCLWPLSITPSYMQAIGKLLPQNWVLSAVATFQSGGGLSQAWPYLLTLFVTATAFITLSSLLLKPSHL; encoded by the coding sequence ATGATTTATTTTATAAAAACTTTATTTGTCAAAATACGACGAAAAAAGACTAGCTATGTGACCTTCCTTTTATTGCCTATCTTAACGACCCTCCTAGCCCTATCTTTAAGTTTTTCTGGGAATAGCCAAGCTAAAATTGGTATTTTAGATAAGGACCATAGCCAGATTTCTAAACAATTTATTGCGCAACTGAAACAAAATAAAAAGTATGACATCTTTACCAAAATAGAAGAAAATCACATAGATGACTACTTTCAATCCAAAACCCTAGAGGCTGTGCTTACCATTGATAAAGGTTTTTCAGAGAAGGTATTAAAAGGAGAAGCTCAACAACTGAAACTCCGTTCGATTGCTAATAGTGAGATTACAGAATGGTTTAAAGCACAAGTTAATTACCTTTTGGAAAATTATAATATCATGGGAGATGTAGCTGCTGGTCATCAAAAAACCTTTGATAAGATTTTGCAGAAAAATAAAGAGTTAGATTATCACGTCAAACAGGTGACTCTAGCAGACCGCTCACGTAGCAAGTCGGTATCATCAACCACAACAGGTTTTTTGCTTATCTTGATGCTGGGGAGTACAAGTGTCATTTATGGAGGCATTTTGACTGATAAGTCGAGTCAGATTTATAATCGCTTAATCCTATCAAAACTGTCTCGTTTCCAATATATGTTTAGCTATGTTTGTGTAGGGCTTGTCGCCTTTGCTATCCAAATTGTGATTATGCTTAGTCTACTAAGGGTGTTTAATATTAGTTTTTATATCCCGACGCCAATGCTTTTGCTTATTTTCTTCCTCTTTAGTCTACTGGCGATAGGATTTGGTTTGTTAATTGGAGCTGTAACACAGAATTCTCAGCAAAGTAGTCAGTTAGCTAATCTCATTGTTATGCCAACTTCAATGTTAGCAGGCTGTTTGTGGCCTTTGTCAATTACACCTTCTTATATGCAGGCCATCGGGAAATTATTGCCACAAAACTGGGTCTTGTCAGCTGTAGCCACGTTTCAAAGTGGCGGAGGTTTATCACAAGCCTGGCCATATCTGTTAACCTTATTCGTAACAGCAACAGCTTTCATTACCCTTTCAAGTTTATTACTAAAACCTTCTCACTTATAG
- a CDS encoding ABC transporter substrate-binding protein, whose amino-acid sequence MSKHLKYLSIITLFLASLFLVACQNQKSQTKERNRKQRPKDELVVSMGAKLPHEFDPKDRYGIHNEANITHSTLLKRMPNLDIKGELAKKYTIAKDGLTWSFDLNDDFKFSNGKPVTAEDVKFTYDMLKEDGKAWDLSFLKDIEVEGKDKVSFHLTKAHSTFTAQLTEIPIVPKNDYKENYKSNPIGSGPYMVKEYKPGEQAIFVRNPYWHGKKPYFKKWTWVLLDENTALAALESGDVDMIYATPELADKKVKGTRLLDIPSNDVRGLSLPYVKKGVVKDSPDGYPVGNDVTSDPAIRKALTIGLNRKKVLETVLNGYGKPAYSIIDQTPFWEAKTVIKDNKVAKAKEILSKAGWKEQADGSRKKDNLNAEFDLYYPTNDQLRANLAVEIADQAKALGITIKLKASNWDEMATKSHDSALLYAGGRHHAQQFYESHHPSLAGKGWTNITFYNNPTVTQYLDKAMASSDLEKANHYWKLAQWDGKTGASTLGDLPNVWLVSLNHTYIGDKRINVGEQGIHSHGHDWSLLTNIAEWTWDESPK is encoded by the coding sequence GTGTCAAAACATCTGAAATACTTATCTATTATCACTCTGTTTTTAGCTAGTCTCTTTTTAGTAGCGTGTCAAAATCAAAAATCGCAGACAAAGGAACGTAACCGAAAGCAGCGTCCAAAAGATGAATTAGTTGTGTCTATGGGAGCAAAGCTTCCTCATGAATTTGATCCTAAGGATCGTTATGGTATTCATAATGAAGCTAATATTACTCATAGTACATTACTAAAGCGGATGCCTAACTTAGACATTAAGGGTGAACTTGCTAAAAAATATACCATTGCAAAAGATGGTCTGACTTGGTCTTTTGACTTAAACGATGATTTTAAATTCTCTAATGGTAAGCCTGTTACTGCTGAGGATGTCAAATTTACTTATGACATGTTGAAAGAGGATGGTAAAGCTTGGGATTTATCTTTCTTGAAGGATATAGAGGTTGAAGGCAAAGACAAAGTCAGCTTCCACCTTACCAAGGCTCATTCAACTTTTACAGCCCAGTTAACGGAAATTCCGATTGTCCCTAAAAATGATTATAAAGAAAATTATAAGTCTAATCCTATAGGATCTGGTCCGTACATGGTAAAAGAATATAAGCCTGGTGAGCAAGCCATCTTTGTTCGTAACCCATATTGGCATGGAAAAAAGCCTTATTTCAAAAAATGGACATGGGTCTTACTAGATGAAAATACGGCCTTAGCAGCTTTAGAATCTGGTGATGTTGATATGATTTATGCGACACCAGAACTTGCTGATAAAAAAGTCAAAGGAACGCGTCTTCTGGATATTCCCTCAAATGACGTCCGAGGTTTATCTTTACCTTACGTGAAAAAAGGGGTGGTCAAAGACTCACCAGATGGATATCCTGTTGGGAATGATGTGACGAGTGACCCAGCTATCCGAAAAGCCTTAACTATTGGTTTAAATCGAAAAAAAGTTCTCGAAACTGTTTTAAACGGTTATGGTAAGCCTGCTTATTCGATTATTGACCAGACACCATTTTGGGAGGCGAAAACGGTAATTAAGGATAATAAGGTAGCAAAAGCCAAAGAGATTTTAAGCAAAGCCGGCTGGAAAGAACAAGCAGATGGCAGTCGCAAAAAGGATAATCTTAACGCAGAGTTTGATCTTTATTATCCTACTAATGATCAATTGCGAGCTAATCTAGCTGTTGAAATAGCAGATCAAGCAAAAGCCTTAGGAATTACTATCAAACTGAAGGCCAGCAACTGGGACGAAATGGCAACTAAATCACATGATTCAGCATTGCTTTATGCTGGTGGACGCCACCATGCTCAACAGTTCTATGAATCACATCATCCAAGCCTAGCAGGCAAAGGTTGGACTAATATTACTTTCTACAATAATCCGACCGTAACACAGTACCTTGACAAAGCCATGGCCTCTTCTGATCTCGAAAAAGCTAACCACTACTGGAAATTAGCACAATGGGATGGAAAAACTGGCGCTTCAACACTTGGAGATTTGCCAAATGTTTGGTTGGTAAGCCTCAATCATACCTATATTGGTGATAAGCGCATCAATGTGGGGGAACAAGGGATTCATAGCCATGGACATGACTGGTCATTATTGACCAATATTGCCGAGTGGACCTGGGATGAATCACCTAAGTAA
- a CDS encoding CPBP family intramembrane glutamic endopeptidase, whose protein sequence is MPLSIQCLSFCFLLVTCCPLIPMQAIFGKGMGKYHFNLVPFLRATLIYYIFALGGIFLLSPQLKLPLEDIKGKTLLIGLILSMLVLLIEVAFLHGLHCWQKRQWIPLNLSFVGTTQKWSEIFYPLLIAFCEEMTYRFLWFQILLFQWHMPILVVLLISSFCYALNHLLMGKSIFYAKLLTGLIYGSIYYITGQLWLVVMAHVGGNLLVECLSRLQTKVKKVVE, encoded by the coding sequence ATGCCTTTATCCATCCAATGCCTTAGTTTTTGCTTTTTGCTGGTAACCTGTTGTCCTTTAATTCCTATGCAAGCTATTTTTGGAAAAGGAATGGGGAAATATCATTTTAATTTAGTCCCATTTCTAAGAGCAACGCTTATTTACTATATTTTCGCTTTAGGAGGTATCTTCCTTCTTTCACCTCAACTAAAGTTACCTTTGGAAGATATTAAGGGGAAGACTCTTCTTATAGGGTTGATTTTAAGTATGTTAGTATTGCTGATTGAAGTGGCTTTCTTGCATGGGTTACATTGTTGGCAAAAACGGCAGTGGATTCCTCTGAATCTATCATTTGTGGGAACAACCCAAAAGTGGTCAGAAATTTTTTATCCACTACTTATAGCTTTTTGTGAAGAAATGACCTATCGATTTTTATGGTTTCAGATCCTGTTGTTCCAATGGCACATGCCTATACTGGTAGTTTTGTTGATATCAAGTTTTTGCTACGCTTTAAATCATTTATTAATGGGTAAGTCCATCTTTTATGCGAAATTACTAACAGGTCTCATTTATGGTAGTATTTACTATATCACTGGACAGTTATGGCTTGTCGTAATGGCACATGTTGGAGGTAATCTCTTAGTTGAATGCCTTAGCCGTCTTCAAACAAAAGTTAAGAAGGTGGTAGAATGA
- a CDS encoding SagG family ABC transporter permease subunit, which yields MVLFHLIKKESLQIFRNRTAFLMMVIFPILMIMILSFAFKSSFNTTTTVPKLTVRYQLEGKKTAYQENFLAFLKTLNQELRLEAKPSKDIAADKKKVSEGALTATLEVKDNQTIKVTTNNINQQNADLINMLVTNYVDNAKTFDSISELYPQGLAQIKKRKVDFVQVSSVQTGKGMTSADYYAISMFTMITFYSIMSAMNLVLSDRQQGITSRLHLTGVSSGLLVFGKLIGAMLATTVQLGILYVFTRFVLRVSWGSNDWQIIGVTASMIYLSVAIGIGMAISIKNEAFLTVASNVVIPIFAFLGGSYIPLSTLNSPFINQLSNISPIKWVNDSLFYLIFGGQHNPIPVALMVNIGIGTAFIILALIGMRKQVTT from the coding sequence ATGGTTTTATTTCATTTAATCAAAAAAGAAAGTCTACAGATTTTTCGAAATCGAACAGCCTTTTTAATGATGGTAATCTTTCCAATTCTGATGATTATGATTTTAAGTTTTGCCTTTAAATCAAGCTTTAATACGACAACAACAGTTCCTAAGTTAACCGTTCGTTATCAATTAGAGGGGAAGAAAACAGCCTATCAGGAAAATTTTCTTGCCTTTTTAAAGACTTTAAATCAAGAATTGAGGTTGGAAGCTAAACCGAGCAAAGATATCGCGGCAGATAAAAAGAAGGTTAGCGAGGGTGCCTTGACAGCTACTTTGGAAGTGAAGGATAACCAAACAATTAAGGTGACAACCAATAATATTAACCAGCAGAATGCTGACTTGATCAATATGTTGGTAACAAACTATGTTGACAATGCCAAAACTTTTGATTCTATAAGTGAACTCTATCCTCAAGGGCTAGCTCAAATTAAGAAACGAAAAGTGGATTTTGTCCAAGTCAGTTCTGTTCAGACCGGTAAAGGAATGACGTCAGCTGATTATTACGCCATCTCCATGTTTACCATGATTACCTTTTATAGCATTATGTCCGCAATGAACCTTGTCTTGTCCGATCGCCAACAAGGGATAACCAGTCGCCTCCACTTAACAGGAGTTTCTTCTGGTCTCTTGGTTTTTGGTAAACTAATTGGAGCCATGTTGGCAACCACCGTTCAATTGGGGATTCTTTATGTTTTCACAAGATTTGTTTTACGAGTTAGTTGGGGAAGCAATGATTGGCAAATTATTGGAGTCACGGCTTCAATGATTTACCTCTCTGTGGCAATCGGGATTGGAATGGCCATTAGCATTAAAAATGAAGCTTTCTTGACAGTTGCTTCTAATGTTGTTATCCCTATTTTTGCCTTTTTGGGAGGGAGCTATATTCCTTTGTCAACACTAAATAGTCCTTTTATTAACCAGCTATCCAATATTTCACCAATCAAATGGGTTAATGATAGTTTGTTTTACCTCATTTTTGGTGGTCAACACAATCCAATTCCTGTGGCTTTGATGGTTAATATTGGGATCGGGACAGCCTTTATAATCCTAGCTTTGATAGGAATGAGAAAGCAGGTGACCACATGA
- a CDS encoding SagF family protein, with product MIINIALLLFLSLVTLWLTSYRRRSLRRWHLQWLGNIPYQNLLDIFLSLIQLGMILVLPLCCPTVPSPAKILTFLGQADWQWQIACYLLLYLMVVIEMTLIILILVVDLGFQRDSRLLFKKMTWLPFRKDRPMASMFLLGFVTLADSLFYLGLLLLLGKNEMLSLAVLILGYGAVKACRYSDGLNQLVAFGLFTVIGLWAVTATLLYGWLVGLLLMTLTYLMISFKEQE from the coding sequence ATGATTATAAACATAGCTTTGCTGTTATTTTTAAGTCTCGTCACTCTTTGGCTAACCAGTTATCGAAGACGCTCTTTGCGTAGATGGCATCTTCAGTGGTTAGGTAATATACCTTATCAGAATTTATTAGATATCTTTTTGAGTCTGATTCAGTTAGGTATGATATTAGTTCTACCGCTGTGTTGCCCTACAGTTCCTAGTCCGGCAAAGATACTAACCTTTTTAGGACAAGCTGATTGGCAATGGCAAATTGCTTGTTATTTACTGTTATACCTTATGGTAGTGATAGAAATGACACTCATAATCTTAATTCTTGTTGTTGACTTGGGTTTTCAAAGGGATAGTCGTTTACTCTTTAAAAAAATGACTTGGTTACCCTTTCGGAAAGATAGACCAATGGCAAGCATGTTCTTACTAGGTTTCGTTACTTTGGCTGACAGTCTCTTTTACTTAGGCTTACTTCTCTTGTTAGGAAAAAATGAAATGCTAAGTTTAGCGGTGCTTATTTTAGGTTATGGAGCGGTCAAAGCTTGTCGTTATTCAGATGGCTTAAATCAACTAGTGGCCTTCGGTCTCTTTACAGTGATTGGATTATGGGCGGTGACTGCAACCTTATTATACGGTTGGTTGGTAGGTCTTTTGTTAATGACTTTGACTTATCTAATGATTAGTTTTAAAGAGCAAGAGTAA
- a CDS encoding YcaO-like family protein, translating to MLQYYPSFNHIFDKLKFLSGNRTGILNQSQAPVCNHPHDVYLKSVTGQMPNYHKQFIGELSQVSYHIIGYGSHYEEALIKYLGESIERYASVISGDLLSERIVYASYKELSRTDRVMPLEYLQVFTQEQIDRFNELHITMCDKMVTEDDVLGWVKCPMFFEDKEMYVPAQMLCVGYKPNDAAGERHIIPGFSTGTASHTTLEAAMCNSLIEYIQIDSMMLSWHTKKPCPKVIIDDPEIEAILEEARLGKDSLYEIIPIDMTVGEDNPLYTFGIILKNKYDEGPYLLFGVQGGLDPKHTLLRGIMEASAISYSYYYSLLYREDSLQTIESDEPLFLDLDSNVFYYAHPKDRDHKWQAFEPLISGEVRLSELENHSGQNKKEDLKILLAYTKKVSPNAVFLDITPPETSEKGWYVTRVLTPELLEMCIPSFPFANHPRMKQFGGVTNAFIHPMP from the coding sequence ATGTTACAATATTATCCTTCCTTTAACCATATTTTCGATAAACTCAAGTTTTTAAGTGGAAACCGCACAGGAATTTTAAACCAATCTCAGGCTCCGGTTTGTAATCACCCCCACGATGTTTACTTAAAAAGTGTCACAGGCCAAATGCCGAATTATCATAAACAGTTTATTGGAGAATTGAGCCAAGTCAGTTACCATATCATTGGTTATGGTAGTCATTATGAAGAAGCGCTTATTAAGTACTTAGGGGAAAGTATTGAACGTTATGCTAGTGTGATTTCTGGTGATTTACTATCAGAACGCATTGTCTACGCTTCTTATAAAGAATTGAGCCGGACAGATCGGGTTATGCCTCTAGAGTATTTGCAAGTTTTTACCCAAGAACAGATTGACCGTTTTAATGAGTTACACATAACTATGTGTGATAAGATGGTAACTGAAGATGATGTTTTGGGCTGGGTAAAATGTCCGATGTTTTTTGAAGATAAGGAAATGTATGTTCCTGCCCAGATGCTTTGTGTTGGCTATAAACCTAATGATGCTGCTGGGGAGAGACATATTATTCCAGGATTTTCAACAGGAACAGCTTCTCATACGACTTTGGAAGCAGCTATGTGTAATAGCTTGATTGAGTACATTCAAATTGATTCTATGATGCTTAGCTGGCATACGAAAAAGCCTTGTCCTAAGGTAATTATTGATGATCCAGAGATTGAGGCTATTTTAGAAGAAGCTAGACTCGGAAAAGACAGTTTGTATGAGATTATTCCCATTGATATGACCGTAGGAGAAGATAATCCTCTTTATACCTTTGGAATTATCCTAAAAAATAAATACGATGAAGGTCCCTATCTTTTATTTGGTGTGCAGGGTGGTCTAGACCCTAAACATACCTTGCTAAGGGGTATTATGGAAGCTTCAGCTATTAGTTACAGTTACTACTATAGTCTTTTGTATAGGGAAGATTCTCTTCAAACTATTGAGAGTGACGAACCACTATTTTTAGACTTGGATAGCAATGTTTTCTATTATGCGCATCCAAAGGACAGAGATCATAAATGGCAAGCTTTTGAACCTTTGATTTCAGGAGAAGTTCGTTTAAGCGAGCTAGAAAATCATTCTGGACAAAATAAGAAAGAGGATTTGAAAATCTTATTAGCTTATACCAAGAAGGTTAGTCCTAATGCAGTCTTTTTGGATATTACTCCGCCTGAAACTTCAGAAAAAGGTTGGTATGTAACACGTGTTTTAACGCCCGAACTACTTGAAATGTGTATTCCATCATTTCCTTTTGCTAATCATCCACGAATGAAACAGTTTGGAGGTGTTACTAATGCCTTTATCCATCCAATGCCTTAG
- a CDS encoding TIGR00730 family Rossman fold protein yields the protein MKITIFCGASTGSNPIYSEKTRELALWMAQNNHGLVYGGGKIGLMGIMANTIIENKGHAIGVMPTFLKNKEIAHANLSEFIVVDDMPKRKAKMMALGEAFIALPGGPGTLEEISEVISWSRIGQNDKPCILFNINGYFNQLKKMFDHMVTEGFLSQSDRDNILFSQDISKIEKFILNYQSPTPVYGEL from the coding sequence GTGAAAATAACAATTTTTTGTGGTGCAAGTACTGGCTCTAATCCCATTTATAGCGAAAAGACAAGAGAACTAGCTTTATGGATGGCTCAAAATAATCACGGTCTAGTCTACGGCGGTGGAAAAATTGGCCTAATGGGGATAATGGCAAATACCATTATTGAAAATAAGGGACATGCAATTGGTGTTATGCCGACTTTTCTAAAGAATAAAGAAATCGCTCATGCTAACTTATCAGAATTCATTGTTGTTGATGATATGCCAAAGCGTAAAGCTAAAATGATGGCTCTGGGTGAAGCATTTATTGCTTTACCAGGTGGGCCTGGAACTTTAGAAGAAATCTCCGAAGTTATTTCTTGGTCACGAATAGGACAAAATGATAAGCCCTGTATTCTCTTTAATATCAATGGTTATTTTAACCAACTAAAAAAGATGTTTGACCACATGGTTACCGAGGGCTTTTTAAGTCAAAGCGACCGCGATAACATCCTTTTCTCCCAGGATATTTCAAAAATTGAAAAGTTCATCTTAAACTATCAATCGCCCACACCTGTTTACGGAGAGCTATAA
- a CDS encoding ABC transporter ATP-binding protein, with amino-acid sequence MSFIELTDVVKVYKGGKKAVDNVSLTIEEGRIYGLLGPNGAGKSTLINLILGLIPLNTGEITILQQSQKAIRKISSQIGYVPQDIAVYPDLTAYENVELFGALYGLKGEQLKERVLKSLDFVGLQAQAKQFPSQFSGGMKRRLNIACALVHSPKLIIFDEPTVGIDPQSRNHILESIRLLNEEGATVIYTTHYMEEVEALCDYIFIMDHGQIIEAGNKVELEKRYAADLTNQIMVTLIDSKQLDLLDWEQKPGWSLLTNDDQSILMIENGDIATVVQQLRESNISFSEIKHNHLNLEEIFLHLTGKKLRD; translated from the coding sequence ATGAGTTTTATTGAGTTAACAGATGTTGTCAAAGTCTATAAAGGTGGTAAAAAAGCTGTTGATAATGTTTCACTGACTATTGAAGAAGGACGTATTTACGGTTTGCTAGGTCCAAATGGTGCTGGTAAGTCGACTTTAATTAACTTGATTTTGGGATTAATTCCTTTAAATACTGGTGAAATTACTATTTTACAACAATCTCAAAAAGCAATTCGAAAAATTAGTTCACAGATTGGATATGTTCCTCAAGATATTGCTGTTTATCCTGATTTGACTGCCTACGAAAATGTGGAACTTTTCGGTGCTCTGTACGGCTTGAAAGGAGAGCAGTTAAAGGAACGAGTTCTAAAGAGCTTGGACTTTGTAGGGTTACAAGCACAAGCTAAGCAATTCCCTAGTCAATTCTCAGGAGGAATGAAAAGACGTTTGAATATTGCTTGTGCCTTGGTGCATTCACCTAAATTAATTATTTTTGATGAACCTACCGTAGGTATTGATCCTCAATCGCGTAACCATATTTTAGAATCGATACGTTTGCTAAATGAAGAAGGTGCCACTGTTATCTATACGACTCATTATATGGAAGAAGTAGAAGCTCTTTGTGATTATATTTTTATCATGGATCATGGTCAAATCATTGAAGCAGGCAATAAAGTTGAGCTAGAAAAACGCTATGCTGCTGATCTTACAAATCAAATTATGGTAACTTTGATAGATTCTAAACAATTGGATTTGTTGGATTGGGAACAAAAACCTGGTTGGTCCTTGCTAACTAATGACGACCAATCAATCTTAATGATTGAAAACGGAGATATCGCAACTGTTGTTCAGCAATTAAGGGAGTCTAATATCAGTTTTAGTGAGATTAAACATAACCACTTGAATTTAGAAGAAATCTTCTTACATTTAACAGGTAAGAAGCTAAGAGATTAG
- a CDS encoding ABC transporter permease, which yields MKHITTVVIWKNIRYFTLILGVSVFTFILLKQSPVDPVMASVNYDTSLTPLQYKAIAHHYGLDKPAPVQYLLWLKNFLQGHLGHSLVYRQPVIDIIKSRAGASFVLMGLSWLLSGLIGFTLGALSAFRQGRLLDRIIRGFSYLQISVPTFWIGLLFLLIFSVQLGWFPIGISSPIGTLSQDITVIDRIRHLILPVFTLSILGIANVTLHTRGKMLAVLSSEYVLFAKARGETDWQIFKYHCLRNAIVPAITLHFSYFGELFGGSVLAEQVFSYPGLGTTLTEAGLKSDTPLLLAIVMVGTIFVFTGNLIADILTSLINPQLRRKV from the coding sequence GTGAAACATATTACTACTGTTGTCATCTGGAAAAATATCAGATACTTCACACTAATTTTGGGGGTATCTGTTTTTACTTTTATTTTGTTAAAACAATCTCCAGTTGACCCTGTCATGGCAAGTGTTAATTATGACACGTCATTGACCCCTCTTCAATACAAAGCGATTGCTCACCATTATGGCTTAGACAAGCCAGCTCCGGTTCAGTATTTGCTCTGGCTAAAAAACTTTTTGCAAGGTCATTTAGGTCACTCACTTGTTTATCGTCAACCAGTCATTGATATTATCAAATCACGCGCAGGAGCTTCTTTTGTACTTATGGGACTATCTTGGCTTCTATCAGGACTTATTGGTTTTACTTTAGGAGCTTTATCAGCTTTTCGCCAAGGCAGGTTACTTGACCGAATCATTAGAGGGTTTTCCTACCTTCAGATTTCTGTGCCAACTTTTTGGATTGGACTCCTTTTCTTATTAATCTTCTCTGTACAATTAGGTTGGTTTCCAATAGGCATTTCGTCGCCAATTGGGACTTTAAGCCAAGATATTACAGTGATTGATCGCATTAGGCATCTCATTTTGCCTGTTTTCACACTTAGTATTTTAGGAATAGCCAATGTTACTCTTCATACTAGGGGGAAGATGCTAGCTGTGCTTTCCAGTGAGTATGTTTTATTTGCGAAAGCGCGTGGAGAAACTGATTGGCAAATTTTTAAATACCATTGCTTAAGGAACGCTATTGTACCAGCAATTACCCTTCATTTTTCATATTTTGGAGAGCTATTTGGTGGCTCTGTACTTGCTGAGCAAGTTTTTTCATACCCTGGCTTGGGAACAACCCTTACTGAAGCAGGACTTAAGAGTGATACGCCACTTCTTCTTGCTATTGTAATGGTAGGGACAATTTTTGTTTTTACGGGTAATCTCATTGCTGATATTTTAACCAGTTTAATCAATCCACAGTTGAGGAGAAAAGTATGA